One window of Flavobacterium dauae genomic DNA carries:
- a CDS encoding DUF4834 family protein, whose translation MNIKFESLNNYEAFMRFINTILIIVLVYYLFKFAFKLFAPYLLNKAVSKVSENFQKQQQAYQNQNSQQTQQPNFETELKQNKIPKERKKVGEYIDFEEVE comes from the coding sequence TTGAACATCAAATTTGAATCATTAAATAATTATGAAGCTTTTATGAGATTTATAAACACAATTTTAATTATAGTATTGGTTTACTATTTATTTAAGTTTGCCTTTAAATTGTTTGCACCTTACTTGTTGAATAAAGCTGTAAGTAAAGTTTCTGAAAATTTTCAGAAACAGCAGCAAGCATATCAAAATCAAAATAGTCAGCAAACACAACAACCTAATTTTGAGACAGAATTAAAACAGAACAAAATACCTAAAGAACGTAAAAAAGTTGGAGAATATATCGACTTTGAAGAAGTAGAATAA
- a CDS encoding NAD(P)-dependent oxidoreductase encodes MKFGIIREGKTPPDKRVVFSPQELLKVKNIYPTADFKVESSPIRVFKDEEYAELGFEISEDMTDCNVLFGVKEVPVDQLIPNKTYFFFSHTIKKQPHNKKLLQACLEKNIRLIDHETLIDKNNHRLIGFGRYAGIVGAYNAFRAFGIKFELFNLKKAEELKSQKDLIERLNRNYLPPIKVVLTGKGKVGFGAKEILDGMKMKEVSIEKFLTKEFDEPVYVHIDVKDYYKKIDGTEGSFEDFKKNPSAYESDFEKFSKVADIFIAGHFYKDGSPKILTKEMLNNANNAIKVVADISCDIDGPIDSTIRVSTIADPIYGYYPRENKEVPVDHPAAVVVMAVDNLPCELPKDASEGFGEMFIEHIIPAFFNNDKDGILERGTICENGKLTERFSYLEDYVK; translated from the coding sequence ATGAAATTTGGAATTATCCGCGAAGGTAAAACTCCACCAGATAAACGCGTTGTTTTTTCTCCACAAGAATTATTAAAAGTAAAAAATATATATCCTACAGCCGATTTTAAAGTAGAAAGTTCGCCCATACGAGTATTTAAAGATGAAGAGTATGCAGAATTGGGTTTTGAAATTAGTGAAGATATGACCGATTGCAATGTTCTTTTTGGGGTTAAAGAAGTTCCTGTAGATCAGTTAATTCCAAATAAAACCTATTTCTTTTTTTCGCATACCATTAAAAAGCAACCACATAACAAAAAATTATTACAAGCTTGTTTAGAAAAAAACATACGCTTAATTGATCACGAAACTTTGATTGATAAAAATAATCACCGCCTTATAGGGTTTGGTCGTTATGCAGGTATTGTTGGTGCTTATAACGCTTTCAGAGCTTTCGGAATTAAATTTGAGTTATTCAATTTGAAGAAAGCCGAAGAATTAAAGTCACAAAAAGATTTAATTGAACGTTTAAACCGAAATTATTTGCCACCAATAAAAGTAGTTTTAACAGGTAAAGGAAAAGTTGGTTTTGGTGCGAAGGAAATTTTAGACGGAATGAAAATGAAAGAGGTTTCTATTGAAAAATTCTTGACTAAAGAGTTTGATGAACCTGTTTATGTACACATTGATGTTAAAGATTATTACAAAAAAATTGATGGTACAGAAGGATCGTTTGAAGATTTTAAAAAGAATCCATCAGCTTACGAAAGCGATTTTGAGAAATTCTCGAAAGTTGCAGATATTTTTATTGCCGGACATTTTTATAAAGATGGTTCTCCAAAAATATTAACCAAAGAAATGCTGAACAATGCAAACAATGCCATAAAAGTGGTCGCAGATATTTCTTGTGATATTGACGGACCTATTGATAGTACTATTCGTGTTTCTACAATTGCCGATCCTATTTATGGATATTATCCGCGCGAAAATAAAGAAGTTCCGGTTGATCATCCGGCAGCAGTTGTAGTTATGGCAGTTGATAATTTACCGTGCGAATTGCCTAAAGATGCCAGCGAAGGTTTTGGCGAAATGTTTATAGAACATATTATTCCTGCTTTTTTTAATAATGATAAAGATGGTATTTTAGAAAGAGGAACAATTTGCGAAAACGGTAAATTAACAGAACGCTTTTCTTACTTAGAAGATTACGTGAAATAA
- a CDS encoding ATP-dependent helicase: MQNYIDQLNDAQREPVLQKDGPMIIIAGAGSGKTRVLTLRIAYLMHLGVDAFNILSLTFTNKAAREMKERISKIVGSAEAKNLWMGTFHSVFARILRAEADKLGYPSNFTIYDSQDSQRLIGQIIKEMQLDKDIYKPKDVLGRISNYKNNMITVKAYFNNPELMEADAMAKKPRVGDLYQAYVERCFKAGAMDFDDLLLKTNELLIRFPEVLLKYQDRFRYIMVDEYQDTNNSQYLIVKALADRFQNICVVGDDAQSIYAFRGANINNIFNFQKDFDDVKVYRLEQNYRSSKNIVEAANTIINKNKTKLDKVVWTANDDGPKIKIHRSITDAEEGRFVASTIFEEKMTHQMNNGDFAILYRTNAQSRAMEDALRKKDIPYRIYGGLSFYQRKEIKDVLGYLRLLVNPKDEEALVRVINYPARGIGNTTVEKLNIAANHYKRSIFEVMEHIDKIDLKLTSGTKSKISDFVTMIKNFQVINENNDAYYLTDYVIKKTGLVQELKKDGTPEGITRLDNIEELLNGIKDFTEGQIEVDGARGSLAEFLEDVALASDLDNDKGDDDRVALMTIHLAKGLEFPTVFVVGMEEDLFPSAMSVNSRADLEEERRLFYVALTRAEHKAYLTYAQSRYRWGKLSDCDPSRFIQEIDPQYLEFLSAPETNYRYKSSINEDIFGDVDKSKLRQTKPVAGIPPKWVRENEDPKPNHDIRRLKDMSKISTSNSSSNENSSLKEGQIIMHERFGKGKILNLEGAGADKKAEIHFDVGGIKKLLLRFAKLNILE; this comes from the coding sequence ATGCAAAATTATATCGATCAATTAAACGATGCGCAACGCGAACCTGTTTTACAAAAAGATGGACCAATGATTATTATTGCCGGTGCCGGTTCTGGTAAAACCCGTGTTTTAACCTTGCGTATTGCTTATTTGATGCACCTTGGCGTTGACGCTTTTAACATTTTGTCGCTGACTTTTACTAATAAAGCTGCACGCGAAATGAAAGAACGTATCTCTAAAATTGTTGGTTCTGCCGAAGCTAAAAACTTATGGATGGGAACATTTCACTCGGTTTTTGCCAGAATTCTTCGTGCCGAAGCCGATAAATTAGGCTATCCTTCAAATTTCACGATTTACGATTCACAAGATTCGCAACGTTTAATCGGACAAATTATCAAAGAAATGCAGTTAGATAAAGATATTTACAAGCCAAAAGATGTTTTAGGCAGAATATCTAACTACAAAAACAATATGATTACCGTAAAGGCGTATTTTAATAATCCGGAATTGATGGAAGCCGATGCTATGGCAAAAAAACCTCGTGTAGGCGATTTGTATCAAGCGTATGTTGAAAGATGTTTTAAAGCCGGTGCAATGGATTTTGATGATTTATTGTTGAAAACCAACGAATTGCTGATTCGTTTTCCTGAGGTTTTATTGAAATATCAAGATCGTTTCAGATATATTATGGTTGATGAGTATCAGGATACCAACAATTCACAGTATTTAATTGTAAAGGCACTGGCAGATCGTTTTCAGAATATTTGTGTGGTGGGCGACGATGCACAGTCAATTTATGCATTTCGTGGAGCCAATATCAACAATATTTTCAATTTTCAAAAAGATTTTGACGATGTTAAAGTGTATCGTTTGGAACAAAATTATCGATCATCAAAAAATATTGTAGAAGCAGCCAATACCATTATCAACAAAAATAAAACCAAGCTTGATAAAGTTGTTTGGACAGCGAACGATGACGGACCGAAAATTAAAATCCATCGATCGATAACCGATGCAGAAGAAGGACGATTTGTAGCATCGACCATTTTTGAAGAAAAAATGACACATCAAATGAACAATGGCGATTTTGCTATTTTGTACCGCACCAATGCGCAATCACGTGCTATGGAAGATGCCTTGCGTAAAAAGGATATTCCGTACCGTATTTATGGCGGTTTATCGTTCTATCAACGCAAAGAAATTAAAGATGTTTTGGGATACTTGCGTTTGCTTGTAAACCCGAAAGATGAAGAAGCTTTGGTGCGTGTAATTAATTATCCGGCACGTGGAATTGGTAATACAACGGTTGAAAAACTAAATATAGCAGCCAACCATTACAAGCGAAGTATTTTTGAAGTGATGGAACATATCGATAAAATCGATCTGAAATTAACGTCGGGTACCAAAAGTAAAATCAGCGATTTTGTTACCATGATTAAGAATTTTCAGGTAATAAACGAAAATAACGATGCCTATTATTTAACCGATTATGTAATTAAAAAAACCGGTTTGGTGCAAGAATTGAAAAAAGACGGTACACCAGAAGGCATTACGCGTTTAGATAATATTGAAGAACTTTTAAACGGTATTAAAGATTTTACCGAAGGGCAAATTGAAGTTGATGGTGCACGTGGAAGTTTAGCAGAATTTTTAGAAGATGTTGCCTTGGCAAGCGATTTGGATAATGATAAAGGCGATGATGACCGTGTGGCTTTAATGACCATTCACTTGGCAAAAGGATTGGAATTTCCGACGGTTTTTGTAGTTGGTATGGAAGAAGATTTGTTTCCGAGTGCTATGAGTGTAAATTCACGTGCTGATTTGGAAGAAGAACGCCGTTTATTTTACGTTGCTTTAACGCGTGCCGAACATAAAGCGTATTTAACGTATGCTCAAAGTCGTTACCGTTGGGGAAAATTAAGCGATTGTGATCCGTCACGATTTATTCAAGAGATTGATCCGCAGTATTTGGAGTTTTTATCGGCTCCCGAAACCAATTACAGATATAAATCGTCAATTAACGAAGATATTTTTGGTGATGTTGATAAATCTAAATTACGTCAAACAAAGCCTGTTGCCGGAATTCCGCCTAAATGGGTGCGTGAAAACGAAGATCCAAAACCAAATCACGATATTAGAAGATTGAAGGATATGAGTAAGATTTCGACTTCAAATTCATCGTCAAATGAAAATTCTTCGCTAAAAGAAGGACAAATTATTATGCACGAACGTTTTGGTAAAGGAAAAATTCTTAACTTAGAAGGAGCAGGGGCAGACAAAAAAGCCGAAATTCATTTTGATGTTGGCGGAATTAAAAAATTGTTGTTGCGTTTTGCAAAATTGAATATACTAGAATAA
- a CDS encoding L-threonylcarbamoyladenylate synthase — translation MAQFIKIYPENPNEKEIQKVVKILKEGGLVIYPTDTVYGLGCDITNTKALERIAKIKGVKLEKANFSFVCNDLSNISEYVKNLETSSFKILKRALPGPYTFILEGNNNLPKEFKKKKTVGIRVPDNSIALELVKQLGNPIVSTSIYDDDEVIEYTTDPELIFEKWQNRVDVVIDGGYGDNTASTIIDLTGSEPEVIREGKGSIDIF, via the coding sequence ATGGCACAGTTTATAAAAATATATCCTGAAAATCCTAATGAAAAGGAAATTCAGAAAGTAGTAAAAATATTAAAAGAGGGCGGTTTGGTTATTTACCCAACCGATACGGTTTATGGCTTGGGCTGCGATATTACAAACACAAAAGCTTTAGAACGTATTGCAAAAATTAAGGGCGTTAAATTAGAGAAAGCCAATTTCTCTTTTGTTTGTAACGATTTAAGCAATATTTCCGAATACGTAAAAAATTTAGAAACTTCATCGTTTAAAATTTTAAAACGTGCGTTGCCTGGTCCGTACACCTTTATTTTAGAAGGAAATAACAATTTACCTAAAGAATTTAAAAAGAAAAAGACCGTTGGAATTCGTGTGCCCGATAACAGCATTGCTTTAGAATTGGTAAAACAATTGGGAAACCCTATTGTTTCAACATCAATTTATGATGATGATGAAGTGATTGAATACACAACCGATCCTGAATTGATTTTTGAAAAATGGCAGAATAGAGTGGATGTTGTAATTGATGGTGGTTACGGCGATAACACGGCATCAACTATTATTGATTTAACCGGAAGCGAGCCCGAAGTAATTCGTGAAGGAAAAGGAAGTATTGATATATTTTAA
- a CDS encoding NUDIX domain-containing protein, with protein MTYISKIFVTVDVVLFRKMNSNYEILLIQRLNDPFKGQWALPGGFVDENEDLETAAKRELFEETDIQLFQVKQLKAYGNPNRDPRGHMVSVAFIGEIDMLAEAKAKDDAKAVKWFTIDELPVLAFDHAEIIRDAIEKHIIKPAY; from the coding sequence ATGACTTATATTTCAAAAATATTTGTAACTGTTGATGTTGTTTTGTTTAGAAAGATGAACAGCAACTACGAAATTTTATTAATCCAGAGATTGAACGATCCTTTTAAAGGACAATGGGCTTTACCAGGCGGATTTGTAGATGAAAATGAAGATCTTGAAACAGCTGCCAAACGCGAACTTTTTGAAGAAACAGATATTCAGTTGTTTCAGGTAAAACAATTAAAAGCTTACGGAAATCCAAACCGTGATCCGCGTGGACATATGGTTTCAGTGGCTTTCATAGGCGAAATTGATATGTTAGCCGAAGCAAAAGCAAAAGACGATGCCAAAGCTGTTAAATGGTTTACTATAGATGAGTTACCTGTTTTAGCTTTTGATCATGCCGAAATTATTCGCGATGCCATTGAAAAACATATAATAAAACCAGCTTATTAG
- a CDS encoding EamA family transporter, with amino-acid sequence MTALLLSLLSSLLVGFYIKYLKIKDIKNLFLFVFVNYIVALIVSFILFYDVITFSALKQSFSYIIVLLGILMPAMFYFLNKSLKESGLAKTDIFQRLSLIIPVILSFKLFNEVFTWSKFIAIILAFISIVFLLYKKSTKDGKFNIIYPLMVFLGYGTIDTFFKIIALNKNIPYIVALFLVFFSCAIITGCYLFFIKAKWNYKYVFYGIILGCLNFSNIYFYLKAHKIFFDSPTLVFITMNLGVIIGGTFIGKFYFKEKITKNTSIGILLAIISVILLALIQLKIL; translated from the coding sequence ATGACTGCTTTATTACTAAGTTTATTGTCTTCATTACTGGTTGGTTTTTACATTAAGTATTTGAAAATAAAAGATATAAAAAATTTATTTCTTTTCGTTTTTGTAAATTATATTGTAGCCTTAATTGTTTCGTTTATTTTATTTTATGATGTAATTACTTTTTCTGCCTTAAAACAATCGTTCTCGTATATTATTGTTCTGCTTGGAATTTTAATGCCGGCAATGTTTTATTTTTTAAACAAATCTTTAAAAGAATCTGGTTTAGCTAAAACAGATATTTTTCAACGGTTATCGCTCATTATACCGGTTATATTAAGTTTTAAACTTTTTAATGAGGTTTTTACATGGTCAAAATTTATTGCTATTATCTTAGCATTTATTAGTATCGTGTTTTTATTGTATAAAAAATCTACAAAAGATGGAAAATTTAACATAATTTACCCATTAATGGTCTTTTTAGGATATGGAACAATTGATACTTTTTTCAAAATAATAGCTCTAAATAAAAATATACCTTATATAGTTGCACTTTTTCTGGTATTTTTTTCTTGTGCAATAATAACAGGATGTTATCTCTTTTTTATAAAAGCAAAATGGAATTATAAATATGTTTTTTACGGAATTATATTAGGTTGTTTAAACTTTTCTAATATTTATTTTTACTTAAAGGCCCATAAAATATTTTTTGACAGCCCTACCCTTGTGTTTATTACAATGAATTTAGGGGTAATTATAGGTGGAACATTTATTGGAAAGTTTTATTTTAAAGAAAAAATCACAAAAAATACAAGTATCGGAATTTTATTAGCCATAATTAGTGTAATTTTATTAGCTTTAATTCAATTAAAAATTTTGTAA
- a CDS encoding DUF3817 domain-containing protein yields MLNFFRFIAALEGISYLVLFYNMLYNKTNNPELYQQLLFPIGMIHGILFVLYVVVAFYLKVEYNWSVKKLGLVLLASLLPFGTFYSDYKWLKS; encoded by the coding sequence ATGTTAAATTTTTTCAGATTTATAGCTGCTTTAGAGGGAATTTCATATTTGGTTCTTTTTTACAATATGTTATATAACAAAACCAACAACCCTGAATTGTACCAACAATTATTATTTCCAATTGGAATGATTCATGGCATACTTTTTGTTTTATACGTTGTCGTAGCTTTTTACTTAAAAGTAGAATATAATTGGTCTGTTAAGAAACTTGGTTTGGTTCTTTTAGCCTCTCTTCTACCGTTCGGGACCTTTTATTCAGACTATAAATGGTTAAAAAGTTAA
- the uvrB gene encoding excinuclease ABC subunit UvrB, with translation MKFKVESEYKPMGDQPAAIKSLSNGIKNNERFQTLLGVTGSGKTFTVANVIQEVQKPTLVLAHNKTLAAQLYSEFKQFFPNNAVEYFVSYYDYYQPEAYLPVTGTYIEKDLSINEDLEKMRLSTTSSLLSGRRDVLVVASVSCLYGIGNPTEFQKNVVTVEQDQIISRTKFLQQLVQSLYSRTEAEFSHGTFRIKGDTVEVFPSYADDPFRIHFFGDEIETIESFDVATSKVIEKYQLLSIYPANMFVTSPDVLQNAIWAIQQDMVKQVDYFKSIGKHLEAKRLEERTNFDLEMIRELGYCSGIENYSRYLDGREPGTRPFCLIDYFPKDYLMIIDESHVTVSQVHAMYGGDRSRKENLVEYGFRLPAAMDNRPLKFEEFEQMQNQVVYVSATPADYELQKSEGIYVEQIIRPTSLLDPIIEVRPSQNQIDDLVEEIHKRVEIDERVLVTTLTKRMAEELAKHFTKIGIRCRYIHSDVETLERIEIMQDLRKGLFDVLIGVNLLREGLDLPEVSLVAILDADKEGFLRSTRSLTQTVGRAARNINGKAIMYADKMTDSMQRTIDETTYRRNKQMAFNKEHGLKPKALNKKIEKSLADKFKSYDQTETNLKTVAEENIVYKSTKDIDKAIKDKRKEMENAAKNLDFIQAAKLRDEIQELTNKKTNLFVIINFW, from the coding sequence ATGAAATTTAAAGTAGAATCAGAATACAAACCTATGGGCGATCAGCCTGCAGCAATTAAAAGCCTTTCAAACGGAATTAAAAACAACGAACGCTTTCAAACACTATTGGGTGTAACTGGTTCGGGAAAAACTTTTACAGTTGCCAATGTTATTCAAGAAGTGCAGAAACCTACGTTGGTTTTGGCTCATAATAAAACCTTGGCAGCACAGTTGTATTCAGAATTTAAGCAGTTTTTTCCAAACAATGCAGTAGAATATTTTGTTTCTTACTATGATTACTATCAGCCCGAAGCTTATCTACCGGTTACAGGAACCTATATAGAAAAAGATCTTTCTATTAACGAAGATTTAGAAAAAATGCGATTAAGCACCACGTCTTCCCTACTTTCTGGTCGCAGGGATGTGTTGGTTGTAGCATCGGTTTCATGTCTGTATGGTATTGGAAATCCTACCGAATTTCAAAAAAACGTGGTTACTGTTGAGCAAGATCAGATAATTTCTCGTACAAAATTTTTGCAGCAATTAGTTCAATCATTATATTCAAGAACCGAAGCAGAATTTTCGCATGGAACTTTTAGAATTAAAGGCGATACTGTAGAAGTTTTCCCAAGTTATGCCGATGATCCTTTTCGAATTCATTTCTTTGGAGATGAAATTGAAACCATTGAATCATTTGATGTAGCAACTTCTAAAGTAATTGAGAAATATCAATTATTAAGCATCTACCCTGCCAATATGTTCGTTACATCGCCAGATGTTTTGCAAAATGCCATTTGGGCAATTCAGCAAGATATGGTTAAACAGGTTGATTATTTTAAATCAATAGGAAAGCATTTAGAAGCAAAACGTTTGGAAGAGCGTACCAATTTTGATTTAGAAATGATTAGAGAATTGGGTTATTGTTCGGGTATCGAAAATTATTCAAGATATTTAGATGGTCGTGAGCCCGGAACACGTCCCTTTTGCTTGATTGATTATTTCCCTAAAGATTATTTAATGATCATTGATGAAAGCCACGTTACCGTTTCTCAAGTCCACGCTATGTATGGTGGCGATCGTTCTCGGAAAGAAAATCTGGTGGAATATGGTTTTAGATTACCTGCTGCAATGGATAATCGTCCGTTAAAATTCGAAGAATTTGAACAGATGCAAAACCAAGTTGTGTATGTATCGGCAACGCCGGCTGATTATGAATTGCAAAAATCAGAAGGAATTTATGTAGAACAAATCATTCGTCCGACCAGCCTGTTAGATCCTATTATTGAAGTTCGTCCAAGCCAGAATCAAATTGATGATTTAGTAGAAGAAATACACAAACGTGTGGAAATTGACGAACGTGTTTTGGTTACAACCTTGACAAAACGAATGGCTGAAGAATTGGCAAAACACTTTACAAAAATCGGAATTCGTTGTAGATATATTCATTCTGATGTAGAAACTTTAGAACGAATTGAAATTATGCAAGATCTGCGCAAAGGTTTGTTTGATGTGCTAATTGGTGTAAACCTTTTACGTGAAGGTCTTGATTTGCCTGAAGTTTCGTTGGTTGCTATTTTAGATGCAGATAAAGAAGGATTTTTGCGAAGTACCCGTTCACTGACACAAACTGTTGGTAGAGCTGCACGTAACATTAATGGTAAAGCAATAATGTATGCCGATAAAATGACCGATAGTATGCAACGTACAATTGATGAAACCACTTACCGCCGCAACAAACAAATGGCTTTTAACAAAGAACACGGATTAAAACCTAAGGCTTTAAATAAAAAAATTGAAAAATCGTTGGCTGATAAATTCAAATCATACGATCAAACCGAAACAAATTTAAAAACCGTTGCCGAAGAAAATATTGTTTACAAATCAACAAAAGATATTGATAAGGCAATAAAAGACAAACGCAAAGAAATGGAAAATGCTGCTAAAAACTTAGATTTTATACAGGCAGCCAAACTTCGTGATGAGATCCAAGAATTAACAAATAAAAAAACAAACCTATTTGTAATTATAAATTTTTGGTAA
- a CDS encoding OmpA family protein translates to MKKITLPLIATVLGFANMNAQEGLPYNKWSIDVNGGLTKPSTPMTSGYTGDTFFGLVHADAGVRYMFNNKFGIKADFGYDYMKSGEDSNYFRTTHYRASLQGVANLGRIMNFEEWTRTLGLQAHAGAGYSWMQPGKDNIPGILDYDKDQMGHVLLGLTGQVKLGNRVALNADFTMVNTIRQNVTFDGASYIDANDRGFNGTFYNATLGLSFYLGKNEQHADWYANDGLTNRVEALENRVTDIENKMIDSDNDGVADYLDLEPNTPAGNMVDTKGRSIDLNKNGIPDSYEEYFDSRYAMKGDTFSAADSNTAKDLINQGYVSVYFDFDKSTPKNAESTNFLITYLRSNPEATVEVNGFADSVGNPTYNQRLSEKRAKNVAKILEQSGISSDRIKTTANGEDSSFDGKNKTTSKFARRVTFKVN, encoded by the coding sequence ATGAAAAAAATAACTTTGCCTTTAATCGCTACAGTATTAGGTTTTGCTAATATGAATGCTCAAGAAGGATTACCTTACAACAAATGGTCAATCGATGTTAATGGTGGTTTAACAAAACCTTCAACTCCTATGACTTCAGGTTACACAGGTGACACTTTCTTTGGTCTAGTTCATGCTGACGCAGGTGTGCGTTATATGTTCAATAACAAATTCGGTATTAAAGCTGATTTTGGTTATGACTATATGAAAAGCGGTGAAGATTCTAACTACTTTAGAACTACACACTATAGAGCAAGCTTACAAGGGGTTGCAAATTTAGGTCGTATTATGAACTTTGAAGAGTGGACTAGAACTTTAGGTTTACAAGCTCATGCTGGTGCAGGATACTCTTGGATGCAACCAGGAAAAGATAATATTCCAGGAATACTTGACTATGACAAAGATCAAATGGGTCACGTATTATTGGGTTTAACAGGTCAAGTAAAATTAGGTAACCGTGTTGCTTTAAATGCTGACTTCACAATGGTTAACACGATTCGTCAAAATGTTACTTTTGATGGTGCTTCTTACATTGATGCTAATGATAGAGGTTTTAACGGTACATTCTACAATGCTACTTTAGGTCTTTCTTTCTACTTAGGTAAAAACGAACAACATGCTGACTGGTATGCTAATGATGGTTTAACTAACAGAGTTGAGGCTTTAGAAAACCGTGTAACTGACATCGAGAACAAAATGATCGATTCTGATAACGATGGTGTAGCTGATTATTTAGATTTAGAACCAAATACTCCAGCTGGAAACATGGTTGATACTAAAGGTCGTTCTATTGACTTAAATAAAAACGGTATCCCTGATTCTTACGAAGAGTATTTCGATTCAAGATACGCAATGAAAGGAGATACTTTCTCGGCTGCAGATTCAAACACAGCTAAAGATTTAATCAACCAAGGTTACGTTTCAGTTTATTTTGATTTCGATAAATCAACTCCTAAAAATGCCGAGTCAACAAACTTCTTAATTACTTACTTACGTAGTAATCCAGAAGCTACAGTTGAAGTAAATGGTTTTGCTGATTCAGTTGGTAATCCTACTTACAACCAAAGATTATCTGAAAAACGTGCTAAAAACGTAGCTAAAATTTTAGAACAATCTGGTATTTCTAGCGATAGAATCAAAACTACTGCTAACGGAGAAGATTCTTCTTTCGACGGTAAAAACAAAACTACTTCTAAATTTGCTAGAAGAGTAACTTTTAAAGTAAACTAA
- a CDS encoding LVIVD repeat-containing protein: MKKFLKYSLALAMCFSLTFCGSDNSSDTGGPNSEGSGKGGSMAVFAIKGNYLYTVDNQDLHVFQISNTNDPVKVNSVTIGRDIETIYSLGDLMFMGSRNGMFIYDVSNPENPKYLSQAEHFTACDPVVANNGYAYVTLHSNTGCGNNLNTLMVYDIADVKNPQLIHQRNLTYPRGLAIHENYLIICDDELKIFDTTNPAEPVLVKSVNHKFKDVVIYNDIMYAFGEQKVTQFKWNPSDFPNTLTAISDITY; this comes from the coding sequence ATGAAAAAGTTTTTAAAATATAGTTTAGCCCTAGCAATGTGTTTTTCGTTAACATTTTGTGGGAGTGATAATTCCTCAGATACTGGCGGTCCAAATTCTGAAGGATCAGGTAAAGGTGGATCAATGGCTGTTTTTGCTATAAAAGGAAATTATCTGTACACAGTAGATAATCAAGATTTGCATGTCTTTCAAATATCAAACACAAATGATCCTGTGAAGGTGAATAGTGTGACTATTGGTCGTGATATTGAAACTATTTATTCTTTAGGTGATTTAATGTTTATGGGATCACGAAACGGAATGTTTATTTACGATGTTTCAAACCCCGAAAATCCAAAATATTTATCTCAAGCAGAACATTTTACGGCGTGTGATCCTGTAGTTGCTAATAATGGCTACGCTTATGTAACCTTACATTCTAACACAGGCTGTGGAAACAACCTAAATACATTAATGGTTTATGATATTGCAGACGTTAAAAATCCGCAATTAATTCATCAAAGAAATTTAACGTATCCACGTGGATTGGCAATTCACGAAAACTATCTGATTATTTGCGATGACGAATTAAAGATTTTTGATACTACAAATCCGGCAGAACCGGTATTGGTAAAATCAGTAAATCATAAATTTAAAGATGTTGTAATTTATAACGATATTATGTATGCTTTTGGCGAGCAAAAAGTAACCCAATTTAAATGGAACCCAAGTGATTTTCCAAATACATTAACTGCCATTAGTGATATTACTTATTAA